One window of Dehalobacterium formicoaceticum genomic DNA carries:
- the tilS gene encoding tRNA lysidine(34) synthetase TilS yields MDDYTGKQGTLTFDHTEALLNLAPGQELFLPGPIYAYREGSTLIFSPEKRKAPAAPVLAPVELTAPGTTYLPRLARAVTVSLISWPEPGLTPDRETQVFSLDILQKTLTIRNRRGGDYFYPRGMRGKKKIKDFFIDEKIPQSQRATVPLLLAGDQIVWVAGYRRSRLFEAGRDDHKAVLVRLKKSCPS; encoded by the coding sequence ATGGATGATTATACCGGTAAGCAGGGCACATTGACCTTTGATCATACGGAAGCCTTGCTGAACCTTGCCCCGGGACAGGAGTTGTTTTTACCGGGTCCGATCTATGCCTATCGGGAAGGCAGCACCCTGATTTTCTCCCCGGAAAAAAGGAAAGCTCCGGCAGCACCGGTTTTAGCTCCCGTGGAGCTCACAGCACCGGGAACCACCTATCTGCCCCGGCTGGCACGGGCGGTAACCGTATCACTAATCTCCTGGCCGGAGCCGGGATTAACTCCGGACAGGGAGACCCAGGTTTTCAGCTTGGACATTTTGCAGAAAACCTTAACGATCAGAAATCGCCGTGGGGGAGATTATTTTTATCCCCGGGGGATGAGGGGCAAAAAGAAAATAAAGGATTTCTTTATTGATGAAAAAATCCCCCAATCCCAGAGAGCAACCGTCCCCCTCCTCCTGGCGGGAGATCAGATTGTCTGGGTGGCGGGATACCGCCGGAGCAGGCTTTTTGAAGCGGGGCGAGATGATCACAAAGCAGTATTGGTTCGGTTAAAAAAGAGTTGCCCGTCATAA
- the ftsH gene encoding ATP-dependent zinc metalloprotease FtsH — protein sequence MNRVFKNLAIYVLIVLIAVSFYQMTAPPAEEVGKLTYDEFMAKVGNGEVKEVSILAGEHRYAIEGILKNEEKFTTTAAPAPELLGILEGQGVKVKFDEEPGPPWWTGILSALLPILLLVGLFFFMMQQTQGGGNRVMQFGKSRAKLHTDEKKKVTFADVAGVDEVKEELEEIVEFLKSPRKFSQLGAKIPKGVLLFGPPGTGKTLLARAVAGEAGVPFFSISGSDFVEMFVGVGASRVRDLFEQAKKNAPCIVFIDEIDAVGRQRGAGLGGGHDEREQTLNQLLVEMDGFAANEGIIVVAATNRPDILDPALLRPGRFDRQITVNVPDILGRKEILQVHVKGKPLGKDVDLEVLARRTPGFTGADLANLLNEAALLAARRNKNEINMKDMEDAVERVIAGPEKKSRVISDYERKLVAYHEAGHAVIAYLLPNADPLHKVSIIPRGGAGGYTLLLPKEDRNYMTKSQMKDQVVMLLGGRMAEALVLKEVSTGAQNDLERATETVRRMITRYGMSEELGPLTFGNRHDQVFLGRDISQERNYSEAVAYSIDKEARRMIDEAYNKAKKMLTDNMDRLKAVAQTLMDKETLEAEEFAALMKSFDDPKEPPAKEGDSTPGEPLPVMFKLNFTWGNKE from the coding sequence TTGAACCGAGTTTTTAAAAACCTTGCCATTTATGTGCTGATTGTCTTAATCGCCGTTTCTTTTTATCAAATGACAGCTCCCCCTGCGGAAGAGGTCGGGAAATTAACTTATGACGAATTTATGGCTAAGGTAGGAAATGGGGAAGTAAAAGAGGTCAGTATTCTGGCCGGTGAGCATCGGTATGCCATCGAAGGTATCCTGAAAAATGAGGAGAAATTTACCACTACGGCGGCCCCTGCCCCTGAATTATTAGGGATTCTCGAGGGTCAGGGCGTTAAGGTGAAATTTGATGAAGAGCCGGGACCTCCATGGTGGACCGGCATCCTTTCCGCTTTGCTGCCCATCTTGCTTTTGGTTGGTTTATTCTTTTTTATGATGCAGCAAACCCAGGGCGGCGGGAACCGGGTGATGCAATTTGGCAAAAGCCGAGCCAAGCTGCATACCGATGAAAAAAAGAAAGTGACCTTTGCTGATGTGGCCGGGGTTGATGAGGTGAAGGAAGAGCTGGAAGAAATCGTGGAGTTTTTAAAGTCTCCCCGCAAATTCAGCCAGCTGGGGGCGAAAATTCCCAAAGGCGTATTATTATTCGGACCTCCCGGCACCGGGAAAACCTTGCTGGCCCGGGCAGTGGCCGGAGAAGCCGGGGTGCCCTTCTTCAGCATCAGCGGCTCAGATTTTGTCGAAATGTTTGTGGGTGTGGGCGCCTCCCGGGTACGTGATTTATTTGAACAAGCCAAAAAGAACGCCCCGTGTATTGTTTTTATTGATGAAATTGATGCTGTCGGCCGACAGAGAGGTGCCGGCTTAGGGGGCGGCCATGATGAAAGAGAACAAACCCTGAACCAGCTTTTAGTAGAGATGGACGGTTTTGCCGCCAATGAAGGCATTATTGTGGTAGCAGCCACCAACAGACCGGATATTCTCGATCCAGCTTTGCTCCGCCCGGGACGTTTCGACCGGCAGATTACGGTTAATGTTCCCGATATCTTGGGCCGTAAAGAAATTCTTCAGGTCCACGTCAAGGGAAAACCTTTAGGCAAGGATGTTGATCTTGAGGTATTGGCCCGGCGCACGCCCGGCTTTACCGGGGCGGATTTGGCCAATCTTTTGAATGAAGCGGCCTTACTTGCCGCCCGCCGTAATAAAAATGAAATTAATATGAAGGATATGGAAGATGCCGTGGAAAGAGTGATTGCCGGACCGGAGAAAAAATCCCGTGTCATCAGCGATTATGAACGGAAACTGGTGGCTTATCATGAAGCCGGGCATGCTGTCATTGCCTACTTATTACCTAATGCAGATCCTTTGCATAAAGTGTCCATTATTCCTCGGGGCGGCGCAGGAGGATATACCCTGCTTCTGCCCAAAGAAGACCGGAATTATATGACCAAATCTCAAATGAAGGATCAGGTGGTGATGCTCTTAGGAGGTCGGATGGCGGAAGCGCTGGTCTTAAAGGAAGTTAGCACCGGTGCCCAAAACGACCTGGAAAGAGCTACAGAAACCGTGCGCAGAATGATTACCCGCTACGGAATGTCTGAGGAGCTGGGGCCCTTGACCTTTGGTAATCGTCATGATCAGGTCTTCCTGGGTCGGGATATTTCCCAGGAACGCAATTACTCGGAGGCTGTCGCCTATTCCATCGATAAAGAAGCCCGGCGCATGATTGATGAAGCTTATAATAAAGCCAAAAAAATGCTCACGGATAATATGGATCGCTTAAAGGCTGTGGCACAAACTCTAATGGATAAGGAGACCCTAGAGGCAGAGGAATTCGCAGCTTTGATGAAGTCCTTTGATGATCCCAAGGAGCCTCCGGCAAAAGAAGGGGACAGCACTCCGGGGGAACCTCTTCCGGTGATGTTTAAATTAAATTTTACTTGGGGTAATAAGGAGTGA
- a CDS encoding DMT family transporter, with product MEIMLPLLIAALSGVAMALQGTVNSFMSKTIGQMETTFIVHLIGVVTAALVLFVFHLGRGQLSRLGEVPWYGYLGGIISVLIIYGVVASMTKVGVANATTAIIVGQVTAALVIDCTGFLGMEKFPFTWLKGFGILLLAFGARLMLPK from the coding sequence ATGGAAATAATGTTGCCTTTATTAATTGCGGCTCTTTCCGGAGTAGCCATGGCGCTCCAGGGAACGGTGAATTCATTTATGTCTAAAACTATCGGCCAAATGGAGACGACCTTTATCGTCCATCTTATTGGCGTAGTGACGGCGGCCTTGGTCTTGTTTGTTTTTCATTTGGGTCGGGGGCAGTTATCAAGGTTGGGAGAGGTGCCCTGGTATGGCTATTTGGGCGGCATCATCTCGGTGCTGATTATTTACGGTGTCGTAGCTAGCATGACCAAGGTCGGCGTGGCCAACGCCACCACCGCCATCATTGTGGGACAGGTTACAGCGGCTTTAGTGATTGACTGTACCGGATTTTTGGGCATGGAAAAATTCCCTTTCACCTGGTTAAAAGGGTTTGGGATCCTGCTCTTAGCCTTTGGTGCCAGACTGATGCTGCCCAAATAG
- a CDS encoding CotS family spore coat protein: MDHHDIKCILSNWGESPLEMSQVRGVYRIKTGQGMRCLKEGRKSLQRAQFMMEGMAFVQKRGFAQLANCVPTPEGSLVVPYQGSYYYLQEWVEGRELDYLNREDLLGAAKTLGCFHRASIGFTPQKGYEAKNKLGKWPKKLQDKCKDLERYLNVARTKANPDGFDRKVMLFGEWMLNHARVSVKNLADSHYADLVDEARDWGSLAHGDAAARNFIRQGRELVLIDFDAIAMDVNITDLWRLMRRALSRNNWEMELATEIMDSYDQFVPLESRHKEVLGAFLQFPEIPWRLLREYYEKENRTPQHDLYLTERLENCLDQHRAIDKFLKNFV; encoded by the coding sequence ATGGATCATCATGATATCAAATGTATTTTATCTAACTGGGGAGAGTCTCCTTTGGAAATGAGTCAGGTGCGCGGTGTCTATCGGATTAAGACGGGGCAAGGGATGAGATGCCTGAAAGAAGGAAGAAAAAGTTTACAGCGGGCACAGTTTATGATGGAGGGCATGGCATTTGTTCAGAAACGGGGCTTTGCCCAGTTGGCCAATTGTGTGCCCACGCCGGAGGGCAGCTTGGTCGTGCCCTACCAAGGTTCTTATTATTACCTCCAGGAGTGGGTAGAAGGGAGGGAATTGGATTACCTGAACCGGGAGGATCTTCTGGGCGCGGCAAAGACCCTGGGCTGTTTTCATCGGGCCAGTATTGGTTTTACTCCCCAAAAAGGATATGAGGCCAAGAACAAACTGGGCAAATGGCCAAAAAAACTCCAGGATAAATGCAAAGATTTGGAAAGATACCTTAATGTTGCCCGTACCAAAGCAAATCCCGATGGTTTTGATCGCAAAGTAATGCTTTTTGGCGAATGGATGCTGAATCATGCCCGGGTGAGTGTGAAAAATTTGGCTGATTCCCATTATGCTGATTTGGTGGATGAAGCACGGGATTGGGGTTCCTTGGCCCATGGGGATGCTGCGGCCCGGAATTTTATCCGTCAGGGCCGGGAGTTGGTGCTGATCGATTTTGATGCCATCGCCATGGATGTGAATATCACAGATTTGTGGCGCCTGATGCGGCGGGCATTATCCAGAAACAATTGGGAAATGGAGCTGGCAACAGAAATCATGGACAGCTATGATCAATTTGTGCCTCTGGAATCAAGACACAAAGAGGTATTGGGCGCTTTTCTCCAATTTCCTGAGATTCCCTGGCGCCTGCTCCGGGAATATTATGAAAAGGAAAATCGGACACCTCAACATGACCTTTATCTGACAGAAAGATTGGAGAATTGTTTGGATCAACATCGCGCCATTGATAAATTTCTCAAGAATTTCGTCTAA
- a CDS encoding glycosyltransferase family 4 protein — MNIGIDARGAIWYRGTGIGTYTYQLIYQLKQREDGACYRPFWPGEEYRELDITDEKEFNNVEIGNEYWEQFFLPRALTREHFDLYHVPQNGIGLPKTKKCPQVVTIHDLIPYIYPETVGKGYLKTFFTEMPRIMEESDRIITVSHWSKKDITQIFAYPAEKIDVIWEAPEPVYRPLEKSLCRKLLGEKYRLEEDYILYVGGFSPRKNIKLLLTAFAKISKEIEKPIYLVLPGKKQKEPDYLDALIAALGISDRVLFPGFVPVGDLPYFYAGAELFVYPSYYEGFGLPPLEAMACGTPTLAARASSLPEVLERGAAWFDPYNYMELAESLFFFLTHPEASKNLGANGYHQAQKFSWAKTAQETVKTYQKTISGC; from the coding sequence ATGAACATTGGCATTGATGCCCGAGGGGCGATTTGGTATCGGGGTACGGGTATTGGCACTTATACTTATCAATTAATTTATCAATTAAAACAAAGAGAGGATGGGGCTTGTTACCGGCCTTTCTGGCCCGGAGAGGAATATCGGGAGTTGGATATCACCGATGAAAAGGAATTTAATAATGTAGAAATCGGTAATGAATACTGGGAACAGTTTTTTTTGCCCCGGGCTTTGACCAGGGAACACTTTGACCTTTATCACGTACCCCAAAACGGGATTGGTCTGCCTAAAACCAAAAAGTGTCCCCAGGTGGTAACGATTCATGATTTGATCCCCTATATTTATCCGGAGACGGTGGGGAAAGGTTATTTAAAAACCTTTTTTACGGAGATGCCCCGCATCATGGAAGAATCGGATCGCATCATCACCGTATCTCATTGGTCGAAAAAGGATATTACCCAGATCTTCGCTTATCCGGCAGAAAAGATTGATGTTATTTGGGAAGCCCCTGAGCCGGTCTATCGGCCTTTGGAAAAATCCCTGTGCCGCAAATTATTGGGTGAAAAATATCGGCTGGAGGAAGACTATATCCTGTATGTGGGCGGATTCAGCCCCCGCAAAAATATTAAGCTCTTGTTGACGGCCTTTGCAAAAATCAGCAAGGAAATTGAAAAGCCCATCTATTTGGTCCTGCCGGGGAAAAAGCAAAAGGAACCGGATTATCTGGATGCCTTAATCGCCGCCTTGGGTATCAGTGACCGGGTCCTCTTTCCCGGCTTTGTCCCCGTGGGTGATTTGCCTTATTTCTATGCCGGGGCAGAACTTTTTGTTTACCCTTCTTATTATGAAGGCTTCGGACTGCCTCCCCTCGAAGCCATGGCCTGCGGTACTCCCACCTTGGCGGCCCGTGCTTCTTCTCTGCCGGAGGTGTTGGAGAGGGGTGCCGCCTGGTTTGATCCTTATAATTATATGGAACTGGCGGAAAGTCTGTTCTTCTTTTTGACTCATCCCGAAGCATCAAAGAATTTAGGGGCAAATGGTTATCACCAGGCTCAGAAATTTTCCTGGGCCAAGACCGCTCAAGAAACTGTTAAGACCTATCAAAAAACTATCTCCGGATGCTGA
- a CDS encoding stalk domain-containing protein produces the protein MKKTKVFLAGVIVAGAVLFSTVAYPSIADSTIRIIMNGSVIPSDVSPLLTQGRTLVPIRVISEGLGAKVQWDQKNNAVVVTGEGKGSQGDGGSSYLKGENFAQGDKGISNNMISARDLKNLLDDDADNDIADYRSGHNGGDSVKNDPLVVDVRGEAEYLATHIPSATWIAAAPEMGDQENINQLKKLLKEHVALGGKNEIVLYCYTGNQSGLLAGVLGVQGLPVKNMMYGFDIAWQGTKTADRAIKAPMENSGGEKVECKT, from the coding sequence ATGAAAAAGACAAAAGTTTTTTTAGCAGGAGTCATCGTCGCAGGAGCCGTGTTATTTTCAACCGTGGCATATCCTTCCATTGCTGACAGTACAATCAGGATTATTATGAACGGTTCCGTTATCCCCAGTGATGTATCACCTCTCCTTACTCAGGGGCGTACCCTGGTGCCCATCCGGGTCATTTCCGAGGGATTGGGTGCAAAGGTTCAGTGGGATCAAAAGAATAATGCTGTCGTTGTAACCGGGGAGGGCAAGGGAAGCCAAGGTGATGGCGGAAGTTCCTATTTAAAGGGAGAAAATTTTGCTCAAGGTGATAAGGGCATCAGCAACAATATGATTTCGGCGCGGGATCTGAAAAATCTGCTCGATGACGATGCAGACAATGATATTGCTGATTATAGGTCGGGACATAACGGCGGCGACTCCGTTAAGAATGATCCTCTGGTGGTGGACGTGCGTGGTGAGGCGGAATATCTTGCTACCCATATCCCCAGTGCCACCTGGATAGCAGCCGCACCCGAGATGGGGGATCAGGAAAACATCAACCAATTGAAAAAGCTCTTAAAGGAACATGTAGCTCTGGGCGGCAAGAATGAAATCGTCCTCTATTGCTACACCGGTAATCAATCCGGCCTGCTGGCCGGGGTTCTGGGTGTTCAGGGACTGCCGGTTAAGAACATGATGTACGGTTTTGATATCGCTTGGCAGGGTACCAAAACTGCGGATCGAGCCATTAAAGCACCTATGGAAAACAGCGGCGGAGAAAAAGTAGAATGTAAGACCTGA
- a CDS encoding response regulator transcription factor has product MQKVRGMVSSKEKVTRKGIALILNGIKNFEIVGRDSSDILQEAFEIQPDFILFELNGADVQEYEEILHQLRINCSWTKIILYSCNNLNIQKINKFSQLCDGYIQGPLMPGFLQKAIELVCYSGRFFFLGAPKDLEVFANNGQA; this is encoded by the coding sequence ATGCAAAAAGTTCGGGGAATGGTTTCCTCTAAAGAAAAAGTAACCCGAAAAGGAATTGCCTTAATCCTCAACGGCATCAAAAACTTTGAGATCGTTGGCCGGGACAGCTCCGATATCTTACAAGAAGCTTTTGAAATACAGCCTGATTTTATCCTTTTTGAACTGAATGGCGCTGATGTGCAAGAATACGAGGAGATTCTGCATCAGTTGAGAATAAATTGCAGCTGGACCAAAATTATTCTTTATAGCTGCAACAACCTGAATATCCAGAAAATCAACAAGTTTTCCCAACTGTGTGATGGTTATATCCAGGGTCCTTTAATGCCGGGGTTTCTTCAAAAAGCGATTGAACTGGTCTGTTATTCAGGGCGTTTTTTCTTTTTAGGGGCACCAAAAGATCTGGAGGTCTTTGCCAACAACGGTCAGGCATGA
- a CDS encoding DUF421 domain-containing protein, with amino-acid sequence METVLRTVGLLAFGFICYRLMGYRSMGDMEPTDFVIMLVIAETLGTPLADESLSLTNTIIAVSTLTILQILFSWTGLKSTFLLQLMDGKPIPVIQNGKILEKNMRKARVNRSDLMEELRVQGLSNYLDVEFAYLEPSGRFSIIRKKEVEPITPRYLGKKTSKTIMENGEIFADQLTQSGVTAAELAEILESFHIDDLNQLESIVITPDGHIALTKKQQ; translated from the coding sequence ATGGAAACAGTTTTACGGACTGTCGGGTTGTTGGCTTTTGGCTTTATCTGCTATCGCCTCATGGGCTATCGTTCTATGGGGGATATGGAACCTACGGATTTTGTCATCATGCTGGTAATTGCGGAAACATTAGGTACTCCTCTGGCGGACGAAAGCCTCTCCCTTACCAATACGATTATTGCGGTCAGTACCCTGACCATACTGCAAATTTTGTTTTCCTGGACCGGTTTAAAAAGCACTTTCCTGTTACAGCTGATGGACGGCAAACCCATTCCCGTAATCCAAAACGGAAAAATCCTGGAGAAAAATATGCGCAAAGCCCGGGTTAACCGTTCCGACTTAATGGAAGAATTGCGGGTCCAGGGACTGAGCAACTATCTGGATGTAGAATTTGCCTATCTAGAACCCAGCGGTCGCTTCAGTATTATCCGCAAGAAAGAAGTAGAGCCCATCACCCCCCGATACTTAGGAAAAAAAACATCCAAGACGATTATGGAAAACGGCGAAATTTTTGCCGATCAACTGACCCAATCCGGTGTCACGGCAGCAGAATTGGCCGAGATCCTGGAAAGTTTTCATATCGATGATTTAAACCAGTTAGAATCGATAGTGATCACCCCCGACGGTCATATTGCTCTGACAAAAAAACAGCAGTGA
- the spoIIE gene encoding stage II sporulation protein E: MSGNPHVNIDYQRKKRRSKFKYKYDWPVKLKMRTKKMAAKFVPPAKYKIPRWSWDDLVLVLPEIMIFAVMGFFLSRAEVLGSLLPFGPAFYAALACSDRRQAFLQALPIMVGLLTVFQGQAYLYNMGVILLLAIVFFFHSIDLDRQWTQVPALVFSAVLVVKGIGLFLGHASEYQIISLVFEGAFAAGLSLVFLVVQRLILNRKAINRFSADEMICIFIAVIGMIMGLGSWSVAGMEIASMVSRLIVILAAFLGGGGAGAAMGALVGVVPSLSSMIAPSIIGMYAFSGLLAGSFNGFGRLGVVMGFFLGNLLLALYLLDTQLIISSLTASAAAGILFFLIPKAGLHKMGRIFNYSLADGDQTQKEDRIRRLALGKLNTMSHVFHELAATMEQIAGEQDFADDYNINSVLHRISARVCQDCTLQKLCWEKDFYQTYRSIISLFTTIEQNGAVSVKDMPATLRKRCSHAQEMLTAINCLFELYQKNHYWQLHMENTRSLMANQLTGSAQIIDKITKEIKNSSNARDYLEAHLKKMLAGRGFFVDRVNIQQMGEKTLDLSLEVTSCPGVDNCRQVLLPALSRLTGMEYQILHSNCSYDTGIKNCCFRMMDAKAYRLNIGQYKIAKYEEEVCGDSTNTILLPEGKQILMLSDGMGVGASAAAESGTSLQLLEKLLETGFDEYSAIHTINSVLMFRAKEDTFATMDICIIDLFSGEADFIKIGAGPSFVKNKEGVKVIRASSLPIGILHHVEMETIKETIRPGDVIVLSSDGLLDTGHKLEDAERWIAGIIENSLEKNPNKLAESLAKNAVNLGGGRPRDDISVIVAVVEDVAEIEDYER; encoded by the coding sequence GTGTCGGGAAACCCTCATGTCAACATTGATTATCAACGAAAAAAAAGGCGCTCCAAATTTAAGTACAAGTACGACTGGCCTGTCAAGCTAAAAATGCGCACCAAAAAAATGGCTGCCAAGTTTGTACCGCCGGCTAAATATAAAATTCCCCGCTGGTCCTGGGATGATTTGGTTCTGGTGCTGCCGGAAATCATGATCTTTGCAGTCATGGGTTTTTTTCTGAGCAGAGCAGAGGTTCTGGGCAGTCTCCTGCCCTTTGGCCCCGCTTTTTACGCTGCTTTAGCCTGCAGTGACAGAAGACAGGCCTTCCTCCAGGCCCTGCCCATTATGGTCGGTTTGTTAACCGTTTTTCAGGGACAGGCTTATCTTTATAATATGGGTGTGATTCTGCTTCTGGCCATTGTTTTTTTCTTTCATTCCATCGATCTGGATCGGCAATGGACCCAGGTGCCGGCCTTGGTTTTCAGTGCCGTCCTTGTCGTGAAGGGCATCGGACTTTTCCTGGGACATGCTTCAGAATACCAAATCATCTCCCTTGTCTTTGAAGGTGCTTTCGCTGCCGGGTTATCCCTGGTCTTTTTGGTGGTACAAAGGTTGATCCTGAATCGGAAAGCCATCAACCGCTTTTCTGCCGATGAGATGATCTGTATTTTTATCGCCGTCATTGGAATGATCATGGGGCTGGGCAGCTGGAGCGTGGCCGGTATGGAAATTGCCAGTATGGTGAGTCGTTTGATCGTAATTTTAGCTGCATTCCTGGGCGGAGGCGGTGCCGGTGCCGCCATGGGAGCCCTGGTTGGGGTAGTGCCCAGCCTCTCCTCCATGATTGCCCCCTCGATCATCGGCATGTATGCCTTCTCCGGATTGTTGGCCGGATCATTTAACGGCTTTGGCCGCTTGGGCGTGGTAATGGGATTTTTTTTAGGCAATCTCCTCCTGGCCCTATATCTGCTGGATACGCAGCTGATTATTTCTTCCCTCACCGCCTCCGCTGCTGCCGGTATTTTGTTTTTCTTGATACCCAAAGCGGGGCTGCATAAGATGGGCAGGATCTTTAATTACAGCCTGGCTGATGGGGATCAGACTCAAAAAGAAGATCGTATTCGACGTTTAGCCCTTGGCAAATTAAATACCATGAGCCATGTCTTTCATGAATTGGCCGCCACCATGGAGCAAATCGCCGGGGAACAGGATTTTGCCGATGATTATAATATTAATTCTGTGCTGCACCGTATTTCTGCCCGGGTATGTCAGGATTGCACCTTGCAGAAGCTATGCTGGGAAAAGGATTTTTATCAAACCTACCGTTCTATTATTTCCTTATTTACCACCATTGAGCAGAACGGCGCTGTCAGTGTCAAGGATATGCCGGCCACTCTGCGCAAAAGATGTTCCCATGCCCAGGAAATGCTCACCGCCATTAATTGTTTGTTTGAATTGTATCAGAAAAATCATTATTGGCAGCTGCATATGGAAAATACCCGCAGCCTGATGGCCAATCAATTGACCGGATCCGCGCAGATCATTGACAAGATCACCAAAGAAATCAAAAACAGCAGTAATGCCCGGGATTATTTGGAGGCCCATCTAAAAAAGATGTTAGCCGGCCGAGGGTTTTTTGTGGACAGGGTCAACATCCAGCAAATGGGGGAAAAGACCTTGGATTTATCTTTGGAGGTAACCTCCTGCCCCGGGGTTGACAATTGCCGTCAAGTCCTGCTGCCTGCTTTATCCCGTTTGACGGGGATGGAATATCAGATCCTCCATTCCAATTGTTCCTATGATACCGGCATTAAAAATTGCTGTTTCAGAATGATGGATGCCAAGGCTTATCGGCTGAATATCGGCCAATATAAAATTGCCAAATATGAAGAGGAAGTGTGCGGTGACAGCACCAATACCATCTTACTTCCCGAGGGAAAACAGATTCTCATGCTCAGCGACGGTATGGGTGTAGGAGCAAGCGCAGCCGCGGAATCCGGGACTTCCCTTCAGCTTCTGGAAAAATTACTGGAAACCGGCTTTGATGAATACAGCGCCATCCACACTATTAATTCGGTCCTCATGTTTCGGGCCAAGGAAGATACTTTTGCCACCATGGATATTTGCATCATCGATTTATTTTCCGGTGAGGCAGATTTCATTAAAATCGGCGCCGGGCCCAGCTTTGTTAAGAATAAGGAAGGGGTAAAAGTCATTCGGGCCTCCAGCCTGCCCATCGGAATTTTGCATCATGTGGAAATGGAAACCATCAAAGAGACCATCCGCCCTGGGGATGTGATCGTTCTATCCTCCGATGGTTTATTGGATACAGGGCATAAGCTGGAGGATGCGGAACGCTGGATTGCCGGGATCATTGAAAATAGTCTGGAAAAGAACCCCAATAAATTGGCAGAATCCTTGGCAAAAAACGCAGTCAACCTGGGCGGAGGAAGACCCCGGGATGATATCTCCGTCATCGTGGCCGTTGTGGAAGATGTTGCAGAAATTGAAGATTACGAGAGATAA
- a CDS encoding response regulator transcription factor: MEEIRMMVLSENSSSRQGLAAIFAQEDTFEMVGTYAIEEGLRRAISIQPDVVLLDIEDRITPQQLERLDQLNEACPCSMILSIVTEEQNDIISALLAHGIDGCIPRGMMRGSLVKTIELVCRCGVLCLPGSIKSKVALNGAAPSAAGNIKKFVLDGNEVLTKREYEVLQLMAENLSNRQISETLFIGEATVKTHVSNILRKLKQNNRAQAVVYSYQAGLISALILFHGSLAALLKSFF; the protein is encoded by the coding sequence ATGGAAGAGATCCGGATGATGGTTTTAAGTGAGAATTCCTCTTCCCGGCAGGGACTAGCCGCTATTTTTGCTCAAGAGGATACTTTTGAAATGGTAGGAACTTATGCTATTGAAGAAGGTCTACGCCGAGCGATCTCCATTCAACCTGATGTGGTTTTGCTGGATATTGAGGATCGGATCACTCCCCAGCAGCTTGAGCGATTGGATCAATTAAATGAAGCCTGCCCCTGCAGTATGATCCTTTCCATCGTGACGGAGGAACAAAATGATATTATTTCTGCGCTCCTTGCCCATGGCATCGACGGTTGTATCCCTCGAGGCATGATGCGGGGCAGCCTGGTCAAGACCATTGAACTGGTCTGCCGGTGCGGTGTCCTTTGCCTCCCCGGCTCGATAAAAAGCAAGGTAGCTCTGAACGGTGCCGCTCCTTCCGCCGCCGGGAATATAAAAAAATTTGTTCTGGACGGTAATGAAGTTCTCACCAAAAGAGAGTATGAAGTACTGCAATTAATGGCTGAAAACTTATCTAACCGGCAAATTTCCGAAACATTATTTATTGGCGAAGCAACTGTGAAAACCCATGTGAGCAATATTCTGCGCAAATTAAAGCAGAATAACAGAGCACAAGCCGTTGTTTACTCTTATCAGGCAGGATTGATTTCCGCTCTCATCCTTTTCCATGGCAGTCTGGCTGCCCTCCTAAAATCATTCTTTTAA
- the ndk gene encoding nucleoside-diphosphate kinase has translation MEKTYVMIKPDGVQRNLTGEIINRFEKKGLKLTAMKFLRLSPEQAEAHYQEHVGKKFYDGLISFITSGPVVAMVWEGENAVSAARKLMGSTNPAEADPASIRGMYGLDLGRNIIHGADSVESAGREIAIYFQTGELISYEKNIDQWIYE, from the coding sequence ATGGAAAAAACTTATGTGATGATCAAGCCCGATGGGGTGCAGCGTAATCTCACGGGGGAGATTATCAATCGCTTTGAAAAAAAAGGGCTGAAGCTGACCGCCATGAAATTTTTACGTTTGTCCCCGGAGCAGGCGGAGGCCCATTACCAGGAACATGTGGGCAAGAAGTTTTATGATGGGTTGATCTCTTTCATTACCTCCGGACCGGTAGTGGCCATGGTTTGGGAAGGAGAGAATGCGGTATCCGCCGCCCGCAAGCTGATGGGCTCCACCAATCCTGCTGAAGCTGATCCTGCCTCCATTCGGGGCATGTATGGTTTGGATTTGGGCCGGAATATCATCCATGGGGCAGATTCTGTTGAAAGTGCCGGGCGGGAGATAGCCATATACTTTCAGACGGGGGAATTAATCTCCTACGAAAAGAACATCGATCAATGGATCTATGAATAA